In a genomic window of Streptomyces koelreuteriae:
- the rpoB gene encoding DNA-directed RNA polymerase subunit beta: MAASRNASTANTNNGASTAPLRISFAKIKEPLEVPNLLALQTESFDWLLGNTAWQSRVEEALDNGQDVPTKSGLEEIFEEISPIEDFSGSMSLTFRDHRFEPPKNSIDECKERDFTYAAPLFVTAEFTNNETGEIKSQTVFMGDFPLMTNKGTFVINGTERVVVSQLVRSPGVYFDSSIDKTSDKDIFSAKIIPSRGAWLEMEIDKRDMVGVRIDRKRKQSVTVLLKALGWTTEQILEEFGEYESMRATLEKDHTQGQDDALLDIYRKLRPGEPPTREAAQTLLENLYFNPKRYDLAKVGRYKVNKKLGADAPLDAGILTVEDVISTIKYLVKLHAGETETVGDSGTSIVVETDDIDHFGNRRLRSVGELIQNQVRTGLARMERVVRERMTTQDVEAITPQTLINIRPVVASIKEFFGTSQLSQFMDQNNPLSGLTHKRRLSALGPGGLSRERAGFEVRDVHPSHYGRMCPIETPEGPNIGLIGSLASYGRVNAFGFVETPYRKVFEGQVTDEVDYLTADEEDRFVIAQANAPLTDELRFAEARVLVRRKGGEVDYVTGEDVDYMDVSPRQMVSVATAMIPFLEHDDANRALMGANMMRQAVPLIKSEAPLVGTGMEYRSAADAGDVVKAEKPGVVQEVSADYITTANDDGTYITYRLAKFARSNQGTSVNQKVIVGEGDRIIEGQILADGPATQQGEMALGKNLLVAFMPWEGHNYEDAIILSQRLVQDDVLSSIHIEEHEVDARDTKLGPEEITRDIPNVSEEVLADLDERGIIRIGAEVIAGDILVGKVTPKGETELTPEERLLRAIFGEKAREVRDTSLKVPHGETGKVIGVRVFDREEGDELPPGVNQLVRVYVAQKRKITDGDKLAGRHGNKGVISKILPIEDMPFLEDGTPVDIILNPLGVPSRMNPGQVLEIHLGWLASRGWDVSGLADDWAQRLQAIEADKVEPGTNVATPVFDGAREDELAGLLNHTIPNRDGERMVLPTGKAPLFDGRSGEPFPEPISVGYMYILKLHHLVDDKLHARSTGPYSMITQQPLGGKAQFGGQRFGEMEVWALEAYGAAYALQELLTIKSDDVTGRVKVYEAIVKGENIPEPGIPESFKVLIKEMQSLCLNVEVLSSDGMSIEMRDTDEDVFRAAEELGIDLSRREPSSVEEV; encoded by the coding sequence TTGGCCGCCTCGCGCAACGCCTCGACCGCGAATACGAACAACGGCGCCAGCACCGCCCCGCTGCGCATTTCCTTTGCAAAGATCAAGGAGCCTCTCGAGGTTCCGAACCTGCTCGCGCTGCAGACCGAGAGCTTCGACTGGCTGCTCGGCAACACCGCTTGGCAGAGTCGGGTCGAGGAGGCTCTGGACAACGGTCAGGACGTCCCCACCAAGTCCGGTCTGGAGGAGATCTTCGAGGAGATCTCCCCGATCGAGGACTTCAGCGGGTCGATGTCGCTGACCTTCCGTGACCACCGCTTCGAGCCGCCGAAGAACTCGATCGACGAGTGCAAGGAGCGCGACTTCACGTACGCGGCCCCGCTCTTCGTCACCGCCGAGTTCACGAACAACGAGACCGGCGAGATCAAGTCCCAGACGGTCTTCATGGGCGACTTCCCGCTCATGACGAACAAGGGCACCTTCGTCATCAACGGCACCGAGCGTGTCGTGGTGTCGCAGCTGGTCCGTTCGCCCGGTGTCTACTTCGACTCCTCCATCGACAAGACGTCCGACAAGGACATCTTCTCCGCCAAGATCATCCCGTCCCGGGGTGCCTGGCTGGAGATGGAGATCGACAAGCGCGACATGGTCGGTGTCCGCATCGACCGCAAGCGCAAGCAGTCCGTCACCGTCCTGCTCAAGGCTCTCGGTTGGACGACCGAGCAGATCCTCGAGGAGTTCGGCGAGTACGAGTCCATGCGCGCCACCCTGGAGAAGGACCACACCCAGGGTCAGGACGACGCGCTGCTCGACATCTACCGCAAGCTGCGTCCGGGCGAGCCCCCGACCCGTGAGGCCGCGCAGACGCTGCTCGAGAACCTCTACTTCAACCCCAAGCGCTACGACCTCGCCAAGGTCGGCCGCTACAAGGTCAACAAGAAGCTGGGCGCGGACGCTCCGCTCGACGCCGGCATCCTGACCGTCGAGGACGTCATCTCGACGATCAAGTACCTGGTGAAGCTGCACGCGGGCGAGACCGAGACGGTCGGCGACAGCGGCACCTCGATCGTCGTCGAGACCGACGACATCGACCACTTCGGCAACCGCCGTCTGCGCAGCGTCGGCGAGCTCATCCAGAACCAGGTCCGTACGGGTCTGGCGCGTATGGAGCGTGTCGTCCGCGAGCGGATGACGACCCAGGACGTCGAGGCGATCACGCCGCAGACCCTGATCAACATCCGGCCGGTCGTCGCCTCCATCAAGGAGTTCTTCGGCACCAGCCAGCTGTCGCAGTTCATGGACCAGAACAACCCGCTGTCGGGTCTGACGCACAAGCGTCGTCTCTCGGCTCTGGGTCCCGGTGGTCTGTCCCGTGAGCGGGCCGGCTTCGAGGTCCGTGACGTGCACCCCTCGCACTACGGCCGCATGTGCCCGATCGAGACGCCTGAAGGCCCGAACATCGGTCTGATCGGCTCGCTCGCCTCCTACGGCCGGGTCAACGCGTTCGGTTTCGTCGAGACCCCCTACCGCAAGGTGTTCGAGGGCCAGGTCACCGACGAGGTCGACTACCTGACCGCCGACGAGGAAGACCGCTTCGTCATCGCGCAGGCCAACGCGCCGCTCACCGACGAGCTCCGCTTCGCCGAGGCCCGCGTGCTGGTCCGCCGTAAGGGCGGCGAGGTCGACTACGTCACCGGCGAAGACGTGGACTACATGGACGTCTCGCCGCGCCAGATGGTGTCGGTCGCGACCGCCATGATCCCCTTCCTGGAGCACGACGACGCCAACCGTGCCCTCATGGGCGCGAACATGATGCGTCAGGCCGTGCCGCTGATTAAGTCCGAGGCCCCGCTCGTCGGCACCGGCATGGAGTACCGCTCCGCGGCCGACGCCGGCGACGTGGTCAAGGCCGAGAAGCCGGGTGTGGTCCAGGAGGTCTCCGCGGACTACATCACCACCGCCAACGACGACGGCACGTACATCACGTACCGCCTGGCCAAGTTCGCCCGCTCCAACCAGGGCACCTCGGTCAACCAGAAGGTCATCGTCGGCGAGGGCGACCGGATCATCGAGGGCCAGATCCTCGCGGACGGTCCGGCCACCCAGCAGGGCGAGATGGCGCTGGGCAAGAACCTGCTCGTGGCGTTCATGCCGTGGGAGGGTCACAACTACGAGGACGCGATCATCCTGTCGCAGCGCCTCGTGCAGGACGACGTCCTCTCCTCGATCCACATCGAGGAGCACGAGGTCGACGCCCGTGACACCAAGCTCGGCCCCGAGGAGATCACCCGGGACATCCCGAACGTCTCCGAGGAGGTCCTCGCCGACCTCGACGAGCGCGGCATCATCCGCATCGGCGCCGAGGTCATCGCCGGTGACATCCTCGTCGGCAAGGTCACGCCCAAGGGTGAGACCGAGCTGACGCCCGAGGAGCGCCTGCTGCGCGCGATCTTCGGTGAGAAGGCCCGTGAGGTCCGTGACACCTCGCTGAAGGTGCCGCACGGCGAGACCGGCAAGGTCATCGGCGTCCGCGTCTTCGACCGCGAGGAGGGCGACGAGCTTCCCCCCGGTGTGAACCAGCTGGTGCGCGTCTACGTCGCGCAGAAGCGCAAGATCACCGACGGTGACAAGCTCGCCGGCCGTCACGGCAACAAGGGCGTCATCTCGAAGATCCTGCCGATCGAGGACATGCCGTTCCTGGAGGACGGCACCCCGGTCGACATCATCCTCAACCCGCTCGGTGTGCCGTCCCGAATGAACCCGGGTCAGGTCCTGGAGATCCACCTCGGCTGGCTCGCCAGCCGCGGCTGGGACGTCTCCGGTCTCGCGGACGACTGGGCGCAGCGCCTCCAGGCCATCGAGGCCGACAAGGTCGAGCCCGGCACCAACGTCGCCACCCCCGTCTTCGACGGTGCGCGTGAGGACGAGCTGGCGGGTCTGCTGAACCACACGATCCCGAACCGCGACGGCGAGCGCATGGTGCTCCCGACCGGTAAGGCGCCGCTGTTCGACGGCCGCTCCGGCGAGCCGTTCCCGGAGCCGATCTCGGTCGGCTACATGTACATCCTGAAGCTGCACCACCTGGTCGACGACAAGCTGCACGCCCGTTCGACCGGTCCGTACTCGATGATCACCCAGCAGCCGCTGGGTGGTAAGGCCCAGTTCGGTGGCCAGCGCTTCGGTGAGATGGAGGTGTGGGCGCTGGAGGCTTACGGCGCCGCGTACGCCCTCCAGGAGCTGCTGACCATCAAGTCCGACGACGTCACCGGTCGCGTGAAGGTCTACGAGGCCATCGTCAAGGGCGAGAACATTCCCGAGCCCGGCATCCCCGAGTCCTTCAAGGTGCTCATCAAGGAGATGCAGTCCCTGTGCCTCAACGTGGAGGTGCTGTCCTCGGACGGCATGTCCATCGAGATGCGCGACACCGACGAGGATGTCTTCCGCGCTGCGGAGGAGCTTGGCATCGACCTGTCCCGGCGCGAGCCGAGCAGCGTCGAAGAGGTCTGA
- a CDS encoding M48 family metalloprotease, whose amino-acid sequence MPISAPVPDDDLTRRPGRIHIAARRRGADLTALGSLALHLPHVAASLTVVFVVSYALSHLIHLPWWLLFGSWVLSGALVFHRPCERLLARWLFGLRYPTPEEDRRLRPVWHEVTARAGVDAKAYQLWMEESDEINALAAAGHIVGVTSHSLRTLTPAQLAGVLAHELGHHTRGHAWASLLSLWYALPARLAWRLLRLLCTRLGLLPTGAAAVVIGVAGALLIALATATYGLVFLPLATPYLVAAVSRRSELRADEHAAGLGFAPQLMAVLHQERDREVTAGVPGPAFSKGGMIARLLDSHPDVHTRLHRLQAHLDSRR is encoded by the coding sequence ATGCCCATCTCCGCACCGGTCCCCGACGACGACCTCACCCGCCGCCCCGGCCGGATCCACATAGCCGCCCGCCGACGCGGGGCGGACCTCACCGCCCTCGGCTCGCTGGCACTGCACCTCCCCCACGTCGCCGCCAGCCTGACCGTCGTCTTCGTCGTGTCGTACGCCCTGAGCCACCTGATCCATCTGCCTTGGTGGCTGCTCTTCGGCAGCTGGGTGCTGAGCGGGGCCCTGGTCTTCCACCGGCCGTGCGAGCGGCTCCTGGCCCGGTGGCTGTTCGGCCTGCGCTACCCCACACCGGAGGAGGACAGGCGACTGCGGCCCGTCTGGCACGAGGTGACCGCCCGGGCCGGAGTGGACGCGAAGGCCTATCAACTCTGGATGGAGGAGAGCGATGAGATCAACGCCTTGGCGGCGGCCGGGCACATCGTCGGCGTGACCAGTCATTCGCTGCGGACCCTGACACCCGCCCAGCTCGCCGGGGTCCTCGCCCACGAACTGGGGCATCACACGCGGGGACACGCGTGGGCCTCGCTGCTGTCCCTCTGGTACGCGCTGCCGGCCCGGCTCGCCTGGCGGCTGCTGCGCCTGCTGTGCACCCGGCTGGGCCTGCTCCCGACGGGTGCTGCCGCCGTGGTGATCGGCGTCGCCGGGGCTCTCCTGATCGCGCTGGCGACTGCCACGTACGGGCTGGTCTTCCTGCCACTGGCGACGCCCTACCTGGTGGCCGCGGTCTCCCGGCGGTCCGAGCTGCGGGCCGACGAGCACGCGGCGGGGCTCGGCTTCGCGCCCCAGCTGATGGCCGTACTGCACCAGGAGCGCGACCGGGAGGTCACGGCCGGCGTCCCGGGCCCCGCCTTCTCGAAAGGCGGAATGATCGCGCGACTGCTCGACTCCCACCCCGATGTGCACACCAGGCTCCACCGCCTGCAGGCCCATCTCGACAGCCGGCGTTGA
- a CDS encoding DNA-directed RNA polymerase subunit beta', translating to MLDVNFFDELRIGLATADDIRQWSHGEVKKPETINYRTLKPEKDGLFCEKIFGPTRDWECYCGKYKRVRFKGIICERCGVEVTRAKVRRERMGHIELAAPVTHIWYFKGVPSRLGYLLDLAPKDLEKVIYFAAYMITYVDEERRTRDLPSLEAHVSVERQQVEQRRDADLEARAKKLETDLAELEAEGAKADVRRKVREGAEREMKQLRDRAQREIDRLDEVWNRFKNLKVQDLEGDELLYRELRDRFGTYFDGSMGAAALQKRLESFDLDEEAEKLREIIRTGKGQKKTRALKRLKVVSAFLQTSNSPKGMVLDCVPVIPPDLRPMVQLDGGRFATSDLNDLYRRVINRNNRLKRLLDLGAPEIIVNNEKRMLQEAVDALFDNGRRGRPVTGPGNRPLKSLSDMLKGKQGRFRQNLLGKRVDYSARSVIVVGPQLKLHQCGLPKAMALELFKPFVMKRLVDLNHAQNIKSAKRMVERGRTVVYDVLEEVIAEHPVLLNRAPTLHRLGIQAFEPQLVEGKAIQIHPLVCTAFNADFDGDQMAVHLPLSAEAQAEARILMLSSNNILKPADGRPVTMPTQDMVLGLFFLTTDGEMRDLKGEGRSFASVAEAIMAFDAGELSLQSKIDVRFPVGTIPPRGWMPPAREEGEPEWQQGDSFRLNTTLGRALFNELLPEDYPFVDYEVGKKQLSEIVNDLAERYPKVIVAATLDNLKAAGFYWATRSGVTVAISDVVVPEAKKEIVRGYEAQDEKVQKQYERGLITKDERTQELIAIWTKATNEVAEAMNDNFPKTNPIFMMVNSGARGNMMQMRQIAGMRGLVSNAKNETIPRPIKASFREGLSVLEYFISTHGARKGLADTALRTADSGYLTRRLVDVSQDVIIREEDCGTERGLKLRIASKDEAGVLRKAEDVETSVYARMLAQDVVIDGKVIAPANVDLGDVLIDQLVHHGVEEVKTRSILTCESHVGTCAMCYGRSLATGKLVDIGEAVGIIAAQSIGEPGTQLTMRTFHTGGVAGDDITQGLPRVVELFEARTPKGVAPISEASGRVRIEETEKTKKIVVTPDDGSDETAFPISKRARLLVSEGEHVEVGQKLTVGATNPHDVLRILGQRAVQVHLVGEVQKVYNSQGVSIHDKHIEIIIRQMLRRVTIIESGDAELLPGELVERSKFETENRRVVQEGGHPASGRPQLMGITKASLATESWLSAASFQETTRVLTDAAINAKSDSLIGLKENVIIGKLIPAGTGLSRYRNIRVEPTEEAKAAMYSAVGYDDIDYSPFGTGSGQAVPLEDYDYGPYNQ from the coding sequence GTGCTCGACGTCAACTTCTTCGACGAGCTCCGGATCGGTCTGGCTACCGCTGACGACATCCGTCAGTGGAGCCACGGCGAGGTCAAGAAGCCCGAGACCATCAACTACCGCACCCTCAAGCCCGAAAAGGACGGACTCTTCTGCGAGAAGATCTTCGGTCCGACCCGGGACTGGGAGTGCTACTGCGGCAAGTACAAGCGCGTCCGCTTCAAGGGCATCATCTGTGAGCGCTGTGGCGTCGAGGTCACCCGCGCCAAGGTGCGTCGTGAGCGGATGGGCCACATCGAGCTGGCCGCTCCCGTCACGCACATCTGGTACTTCAAGGGCGTCCCGAGCCGGCTGGGCTACCTGCTCGACCTGGCTCCCAAGGACCTCGAGAAGGTCATCTACTTCGCGGCGTACATGATCACGTACGTCGACGAGGAGCGCCGTACGCGTGACCTGCCCTCGCTGGAGGCCCACGTCTCCGTCGAGCGCCAGCAGGTCGAGCAGCGCCGCGACGCCGACCTGGAGGCCCGCGCCAAGAAGCTCGAGACCGACCTGGCCGAGCTGGAGGCCGAGGGCGCCAAGGCCGACGTGCGCCGCAAGGTGCGCGAGGGTGCCGAGCGCGAGATGAAGCAGCTGCGTGACCGTGCGCAGCGCGAGATCGACCGTCTCGACGAGGTGTGGAACCGCTTCAAGAACCTCAAGGTCCAGGACCTCGAGGGCGACGAGCTGCTCTACCGCGAGCTGCGCGACCGCTTCGGCACGTACTTCGACGGCTCGATGGGTGCCGCGGCGCTGCAGAAGCGCCTGGAGTCCTTCGACCTCGACGAGGAGGCCGAGAAGCTCCGCGAGATCATCCGCACCGGCAAGGGCCAGAAGAAGACCCGTGCGCTCAAGCGCCTGAAGGTCGTCTCCGCGTTCCTGCAGACCAGCAACAGCCCCAAGGGCATGGTGCTCGACTGCGTGCCGGTCATCCCGCCGGACCTTCGCCCGATGGTGCAGCTGGACGGTGGCCGCTTCGCGACCTCCGACCTGAACGACCTGTACCGCCGTGTGATCAACCGGAACAACCGACTGAAGCGCCTTCTCGACCTCGGTGCGCCCGAGATCATCGTGAACAACGAGAAGCGCATGCTCCAGGAGGCCGTCGACGCGCTGTTCGACAACGGCCGTCGTGGTCGTCCGGTCACCGGTCCCGGTAACCGCCCGCTGAAGTCCCTCAGCGACATGCTGAAGGGCAAGCAGGGTCGCTTCCGTCAGAACCTGCTCGGTAAGCGTGTGGACTACTCCGCGCGTTCCGTGATCGTCGTCGGTCCGCAGCTCAAGCTGCACCAGTGCGGTCTGCCGAAGGCGATGGCGCTGGAGCTCTTCAAGCCGTTCGTGATGAAGCGCCTGGTCGACCTGAACCACGCGCAGAACATCAAGAGCGCCAAGCGCATGGTCGAGCGCGGCCGCACGGTCGTGTACGACGTGCTGGAAGAGGTCATCGCGGAGCACCCGGTTCTGCTGAACCGTGCGCCCACGCTGCACCGCCTCGGCATCCAGGCCTTCGAGCCGCAGCTGGTCGAGGGCAAGGCCATTCAGATCCACCCGCTCGTCTGCACCGCGTTCAACGCGGACTTCGACGGTGACCAGATGGCCGTCCACCTGCCGCTCTCCGCGGAGGCGCAGGCCGAGGCCCGCATCCTGATGCTGTCCTCGAACAACATCCTCAAGCCCGCCGACGGCCGTCCGGTGACGATGCCGACCCAGGACATGGTCCTCGGTCTGTTCTTCCTCACCACCGACGGCGAGATGCGCGACCTCAAGGGCGAGGGCCGTTCCTTCGCCTCGGTCGCCGAGGCGATCATGGCCTTCGACGCGGGCGAGCTGTCGCTCCAGTCGAAGATCGACGTCCGCTTCCCGGTCGGCACCATCCCGCCGCGTGGCTGGATGCCGCCGGCGCGTGAGGAGGGCGAGCCCGAGTGGCAGCAGGGTGACAGCTTCCGGCTGAACACCACCCTGGGCCGCGCGCTCTTCAACGAGCTGCTGCCCGAGGACTACCCGTTCGTCGACTACGAGGTCGGCAAGAAGCAGCTCTCCGAGATCGTCAACGACCTCGCCGAGCGCTACCCCAAGGTCATCGTGGCGGCGACGCTCGACAACCTGAAGGCGGCGGGCTTCTACTGGGCGACCCGTTCCGGCGTCACCGTGGCCATCTCCGACGTCGTCGTTCCCGAGGCGAAGAAGGAGATCGTCCGCGGGTACGAGGCGCAGGACGAGAAGGTCCAGAAGCAGTACGAGCGCGGTCTGATCACCAAGGACGAGCGCACGCAGGAGCTCATCGCGATCTGGACCAAGGCGACCAACGAGGTCGCCGAGGCGATGAACGACAACTTCCCGAAGACCAACCCGATCTTCATGATGGTGAACTCGGGTGCACGAGGCAACATGATGCAGATGCGTCAGATCGCCGGTATGCGTGGTCTGGTGTCGAACGCGAAGAACGAGACGATCCCGCGTCCGATCAAGGCGTCGTTCCGTGAGGGTCTGTCCGTGCTGGAGTACTTCATCTCCACGCACGGTGCCCGTAAGGGTCTGGCGGACACGGCCCTGCGTACCGCCGACTCGGGTTACCTCACCCGTCGTCTGGTCGACGTCTCCCAGGACGTCATCATCCGCGAGGAGGACTGCGGCACCGAGCGCGGTCTGAAGCTGCGGATCGCCTCGAAGGACGAGGCCGGTGTCCTGCGCAAGGCCGAGGACGTCGAGACCAGCGTCTACGCCCGCATGCTCGCCCAGGACGTCGTCATCGACGGCAAGGTGATCGCGCCGGCCAATGTGGACCTGGGCGATGTGCTCATCGACCAGCTCGTGCACCACGGTGTCGAGGAGGTCAAGACCCGCTCGATCCTGACCTGCGAGTCGCACGTCGGCACCTGTGCCATGTGCTACGGCCGCTCCCTGGCCACCGGCAAGCTGGTCGACATCGGTGAGGCGGTCGGCATCATCGCCGCCCAGTCCATCGGTGAGCCCGGCACCCAGCTGACGATGCGTACCTTCCACACCGGTGGTGTGGCCGGTGACGACATCACCCAGGGTCTGCCGCGTGTCGTCGAGCTCTTCGAGGCCCGTACCCCGAAGGGTGTCGCCCCGATCTCCGAGGCCTCCGGCCGCGTGCGGATCGAGGAGACCGAGAAGACCAAGAAGATCGTCGTCACCCCGGACGACGGCAGCGACGAGACGGCGTTCCCGATCTCGAAGCGTGCCCGTCTCCTGGTCAGCGAGGGCGAGCACGTCGAGGTGGGCCAGAAGCTCACCGTGGGTGCCACCAACCCGCACGACGTGCTGCGCATTCTGGGTCAGCGTGCCGTCCAGGTCCACCTGGTCGGCGAGGTCCAGAAGGTCTACAACTCGCAGGGTGTGTCGATCCACGACAAGCACATCGAGATCATCATCCGGCAGATGCTCCGCCGCGTGACGATCATCGAGTCCGGCGACGCCGAGCTGCTGCCCGGCGAGCTGGTCGAGCGCTCGAAGTTCGAGACCGAGAACCGTCGTGTGGTCCAGGAGGGCGGTCACCCGGCCTCCGGTCGTCCGCAGCTGATGGGTATCACCAAGGCCTCGCTGGCGACGGAATCCTGGCTGTCGGCCGCCTCCTTCCAGGAGACGACCCGAGTCCTGACGGACGCGGCGATCAACGCCAAGTCCGACAGCCTCATCGGCCTCAAGGAGAACGTCATCATCGGTAAGCTCATCCCGGCCGGTACGGGTCTGTCCCGCTACCGCAACATCCGGGTCGAGCCGACCGAGGAGGCCAAGGCCGCGATGTACTCGGCCGTCGGCTACGACGACATCGACTACTCGCCGTTCGGTACGGGGTCTGGGCAGGCCGTGCCGCTGGAGGACTACGACTACGGGCCGTACAACCAGTAA
- a CDS encoding SPFH domain-containing protein, whose translation MEHETDPVRTVWQLPRFHIGGRRFMGRIDHALVCVTRKGAYETFPPPDRPASMRRYVAVYEVDTDPHAFELTVPLPSLVDSFEFEVTADVGWRVTHPALFVRSQERDVPGLLTRELLPLMRDAGRRHPIDASAEAERAVQRAVRDEPSLGRAQGLHVTCSVRLRRDATERSHQDRLRTARHEVEAAQPEHEATRLRDTYEAERRAEQIRFYERTLAKGGAAALALHLAAHPDETRLVLEHLQSGQNRLLDTQVNLINQALDNKQLEGYQLDEPHKLIAERMKAILKTTDPSAPPEDDPDSGT comes from the coding sequence ATGGAACACGAGACCGACCCCGTCCGTACCGTCTGGCAGCTACCGCGCTTCCACATCGGCGGCCGGCGCTTCATGGGCCGCATCGACCACGCCCTGGTGTGTGTGACCCGCAAGGGCGCGTACGAGACCTTCCCACCGCCCGACCGTCCCGCGTCCATGCGGCGGTACGTCGCCGTGTACGAGGTGGACACGGACCCGCACGCCTTCGAGCTGACCGTGCCCCTGCCCAGCCTGGTCGACAGCTTCGAGTTCGAGGTCACGGCCGACGTCGGCTGGCGGGTCACCCACCCGGCGCTCTTCGTCCGCAGCCAGGAGCGGGATGTACCCGGCCTGCTCACACGGGAGCTGCTGCCGCTGATGCGGGACGCCGGCCGCCGCCACCCCATCGACGCGAGTGCCGAGGCGGAACGGGCCGTGCAGCGGGCGGTGCGGGACGAGCCCTCGCTCGGCCGCGCCCAGGGCCTGCACGTCACCTGCTCCGTACGCCTGCGCCGCGACGCCACCGAGCGATCCCACCAGGACCGCCTGCGGACCGCCCGGCACGAGGTGGAGGCCGCGCAGCCGGAGCACGAAGCCACCCGGCTCCGCGACACGTACGAGGCCGAACGCAGGGCCGAACAGATCAGGTTCTACGAACGCACCCTGGCCAAGGGCGGCGCCGCCGCACTCGCCCTGCACCTGGCGGCGCACCCCGACGAGACCCGGCTCGTCCTGGAACACCTCCAGTCGGGCCAGAACAGGCTGCTGGACACCCAGGTGAACCTGATCAACCAGGCCCTGGACAACAAACAGCTGGAGGGCTACCAGCTCGACGAGCCCCACAAGCTCATCGCCGAGCGGATGAAGGCCATCCTGAAGACCACCGACCCGTCCGCTCCGCCCGAGGACGATCCGGATTCCGGCACATGA
- a CDS encoding Pycsar system effector family protein: MNPPDDPDVRAGAQLLADLRGEIARADAKATVLVGALGISGGMLAALLANRGWTPDRLPAPAALLWWAGAASLVVALFALLLAVMPRYRGSRWTPGSPLTYFGDVRRAARQGLLSAALADTGRDPARGLLLALADTSAIATRKHFWIRTGLLSFGCSAALLPGSMLLA, from the coding sequence ATGAACCCCCCGGACGATCCCGATGTGCGGGCGGGCGCCCAACTGCTCGCCGACCTCCGCGGCGAGATCGCCCGTGCCGACGCCAAGGCCACCGTGCTCGTCGGCGCGCTCGGCATCTCGGGGGGCATGCTCGCCGCACTCCTCGCCAACCGCGGCTGGACTCCCGACCGGCTCCCGGCGCCCGCCGCCCTGCTGTGGTGGGCCGGGGCGGCGTCGCTGGTCGTCGCGCTGTTCGCCCTGCTGCTGGCGGTCATGCCCCGCTACCGGGGCAGCCGCTGGACACCCGGCAGCCCGCTCACCTACTTCGGCGACGTACGACGAGCCGCACGCCAGGGGCTGCTCTCCGCAGCCCTCGCGGACACCGGCCGCGACCCCGCTCGGGGCCTTCTGCTCGCCCTCGCCGACACCAGTGCCATCGCCACGCGCAAGCACTTCTGGATCCGGACCGGACTGCTCTCGTTCGGCTGCTCGGCGGCTCTGCTGCCCGGATCGATGCTCCTCGCCTGA
- the rplJ gene encoding 50S ribosomal protein L10 — protein sequence MARPDKVDAVEEMRDKFRNSNGAVVTAYTGLTVAQLQQLRRSLGENANYRVAKNTLTKIAANEAGINTIDDLFTGSSAVAFVTGDPVEAAKGLRDFAKDNPNLVIKGGVLDGKALSADDIKKLADLESREVLLSKLAGAMKGKQSQAASVFQALPSKLVRTVDALRAKQDEQGGAE from the coding sequence ATGGCGAGGCCTGACAAGGTCGATGCCGTCGAGGAGATGCGGGACAAGTTCCGCAACTCCAACGGTGCCGTCGTTACCGCGTACACCGGTCTCACCGTGGCGCAGCTGCAGCAGCTGCGTCGTTCACTCGGTGAGAACGCTAACTACCGTGTGGCGAAGAACACGCTGACCAAGATTGCGGCCAATGAGGCCGGGATCAACACGATCGACGACCTCTTCACGGGTTCGTCGGCCGTCGCCTTCGTGACCGGTGACCCGGTCGAGGCGGCGAAGGGTCTCCGTGACTTCGCCAAGGACAACCCCAACCTCGTCATCAAGGGCGGTGTCCTTGACGGCAAGGCGCTGTCCGCCGACGACATCAAGAAGCTTGCGGACCTCGAGTCCCGCGAGGTTCTGCTCTCCAAGCTGGCCGGTGCCATGAAGGGCAAGCAGTCGCAGGCTGCCTCTGTCTTCCAGGCGCTGCCGTCGAAGCTCGTCCGCACCGTGGACGCGCTCCGTGCCAAGCAGGACGAGCAGGGCGGTGCCGAGTAA
- the rplL gene encoding 50S ribosomal protein L7/L12, whose translation MAKLSQDDLLAQFEEMTLIELSEFVKAFEEKFDVTAAAAAPVVVAGGAAGGAAAEAVEEQDEFDVVLTGAGDKKIQVIKVVRELTSLGLKEAKDLVDGAPKPVLEKVTKEAAEKAKESLEGAGASVEVK comes from the coding sequence ATGGCGAAGCTCAGCCAGGACGACCTGCTCGCCCAGTTCGAAGAGATGACCCTCATCGAGCTCTCCGAGTTCGTGAAGGCCTTCGAGGAGAAGTTCGACGTCACCGCCGCCGCTGCCGCGCCGGTCGTCGTCGCCGGTGGTGCCGCTGGTGGCGCCGCCGCCGAGGCCGTCGAGGAGCAGGACGAGTTCGACGTCGTCCTCACCGGCGCCGGCGACAAGAAGATCCAGGTCATCAAGGTCGTGCGTGAGCTGACCTCCCTCGGCCTGAAGGAGGCCAAGGACCTGGTCGACGGTGCGCCGAAGCCGGTTCTGGAGAAGGTCACCAAGGAGGCCGCCGAGAAGGCGAAGGAGTCCCTCGAGGGCGCCGGTGCCTCCGTCGAGGTCAAGTAA